Proteins from a single region of Kluyveromyces lactis strain NRRL Y-1140 chromosome C complete sequence:
- the ERG26 gene encoding sterol-4-alpha-carboxylate 3-dehydrogenase (decarboxylating) (highly similar to uniprot|P53199 Saccharomyces cerevisiae YGL001C ERG26 C-3 sterol dehydrogenase catalyzes the second of three steps required to remove two C-4 methyl groups from an intermediate in ergosterol biosynthesis): MSSSDVKSVLLIGGSGFLGLHLIQQFSELKPQPQIHVFDVRPLPDRISKQFTFDPSTITFHQGDLTSPADVRKAIETSGATIVVHSASPMHGNSQEIYEKVNVKGTKNLLTVAKQCRVKAVVYTSSAGVIFNGQDIHNADETWPIPEVPMDGYNETKAIAEEMVLSANDPENDFLTIALRPAGIFGPGDRQLVPGLRQVAKLGQSKFQIGDNNNLFDWTYAGNVADAHVLAAQKLLNPTTAALVSGETFFITNDTPTYFWALARTVWKADGHIDKRVIVLNRPMAIAAGYLSQFFSKLLGKEPGLTPFRVKIVCAYRYHNISKAKELLGYQPRVDIEEGIRRTLAWMDEGL, from the coding sequence ATGAGTTCAAGCGATGTTAAATCTGTACTACTAATTGGTGGATCTGGATTTCTAGGTCTCCATTTGATTCAGCAATTTTCTGAACTTAAACCACAACCTCAGATCCATGTTTTTGACGTAAGACCACTTCCAGATCGGATCTCAAAACAATTCACTTTTGATCCTTCGACAATTACCTTCCATCAAGGTGATCTAACGTCACCTGCTGATGTTAGAAAGGCAATTGAGACAAGTGGTGCCACGATCGTCGTTCACTCGGCATCTCCAATGCATGGTAATAGTCAAGAGATTTACGAAAAGGTCAACGTTAAGGGAACAAAAAATCTATTAACTGTCGCAAAACAATGTCGAGTTAAAGCAGTAGTATATACCTCATCTGCTGGTGTTATTTTCAATGGTCAGGACATTCACAATGCTGATGAAACTTGGCCAATTCCAGAAGTTCCAATGGATGGTTATAACGAAACAAAGGCAATTGCGGAAGAAATGGTGCTATCAGCAAACGATCCAGAAAATGACTTCCTAACAATAGCATTACGTCCTGCCGGTATTTTTGGTCCTGGTGATAGACAATTGGTCCCAGGTTTGAGGCAAGTCGCTAAGTTGGGGCAAtcaaagtttcaaattggTGACAATAACAACCTGTTCGACTGGACCTACGCTGGAAACGTTGCAGATGCTCACGTACTAGCCGCACAAAAGCTTCTGAATCCAACTACTGCTGCGCTAGTATCTGGAGAAACATTTTTCATCACCAATGACACACCAACATATTTTTGGGCTTTGGCACGCACGGTTTGGAAGGCAGACGGTCATATTGATAAGAGAGTTATTGTTCTAAATAGACCCATGGCTATTGCTGCGGGGTACCTATCTCAATTCTTCTCTAAATTGTTGGGCAAAGAGCCAGGTTTGACTCCCTTCAGAGTTAAAATCGTTTGTGCCTACCGTTATCACAACATTTCAAAAGCTAAAGAACTTTTAGGATACCAACCAAGGGTTGATATCGAAGAAGGTATCAGAAGAACGTTGGCATGGATGGATGAAGGCTTATAA
- the TRM112 gene encoding RNA methylation protein TRM112 (highly similar to uniprot|P53738 YNR046W Saccharomyces cerevisiae TRM112 Protein required for cell viability) has protein sequence MKFLTTNFLKCSVKGCDNSNLNFPLRYVRENCQLEQDESIEFNPEFLLRIIDRVDWQAVVSVASDLGNTELPPNKPEFEENLTDEDMVILRDLHTLLIQTNIVEGQMQCKNCEHIYYIKNSIPNLLLPPHLA, from the coding sequence ATGAAATTCCTAACTACAAACTTCCTTAAATGTTCCGTGAAAGGATGCGATAACAGTAACCTGAATTTCCCACTTCGCTACGTTCGTGAAAATTGTCAACTAGAACAGGATGAGAGCATCGAATTCAACCCGGAGTTCCTTTTAAGAATAATTGACCGTGTTGATTGGCAAGCTGTAGTTTCAGTAGCATCAGATTTAGGAAATACTGAGCTACCACCCAACAAAccagaatttgaagagaatTTAACGGATGAGGACATGGTCATTCTAAGAGATCTGCACACACTGTTAATTCAAACTAACATTGTAGAGGGACAAATGCAATGCAAAAACTGTGAACACATATACTACATAAAAAACAGCATTCCAAACCTCCTTCTACCACCACATCTAGCATga